Part of the Acropora palmata chromosome 10, jaAcrPala1.3, whole genome shotgun sequence genome, TTCCCAAATTTCACGAGTAtaccatttgattggctattaTCATCATGGGTGAcatattatgcaaataatctaacattttcaaacctggACACCAATTTGGCACTGTAGGAAAAGTTGCCATGACAACAATCTGATTTCTCGtgtgaaattataaattaatgcTGAAACATTGTACCAAAATTAAGAGTAATTTGTCACCTATGTAATTACAGGTTTAATTCACTCCTCATTGAGGAAAGTTAATCACCACAACAATTGAAGAACTTCTTTGCTAAAATCATACAGTTGCTGACGTTTCTTGCTTGGTCTTGACTCACTTTGGAAGTCTCTCTACCTCCTGACAGGTGTACTTAGTGATTTGCAAGTAATCAGATAGTACTTGTTCTTAGCActctgaaaattaaaataaccaaGAAAAGAGTTTCGAATCATGGTTGGGGAAGCTGTCAGTTTCTCCTTGTTGGAGCAAATCCATGTTCTTTTCCATTGTggttacaaaattaatagaaatCACTTTTATCGAAGAGGCAATTATTACGTAATTGCAAagttttgaacttttgaaagcaaaaaattaaaaaaaagagaagttggatattaaaacaatgttcCTCCATTTTTTGCTAGTTCTTTTCTCAGTGTGGGTGCTGGTTGTTGTTTTAAGAACCTTGtgaatgacaataataattactattaaaaTTAgatgtaaatgaaatttttatttcatttggaaaaaatgaacagtAAATTAAATATCTCAATAGTGAAAAATGAGGATCACCATTCTTtcaaaatcattgaaaaagCTTGAATTGCAAAAGATGCATTGGAAAAACATCCAAAAACATCATAGAAAGATTGAaaccagaaacaaaaaacatacaatttcatttcaatgtaCAGTTAGAACCtacaagttttaaaaaaaatatcccaGCACTGCCACATTACAATTCATCCTTCGCACCCTGTTTTGCATACTGAAAAGAAGATAAGATGTCTAAACGTTTCTTGAATAGCTCTTTCTTCTTGTCTGTGATCTTATCTTTCAACAGCTTTTGAACACGAGTTGTTTCAGTGTCAACATATTCCACACCCTTCTCCTGAatctttttcattattttcacaTAGATTTCTCCACtagacttttctttttcatctgtAGTTTCTTCCAAggctttttctgctttttcaATAATGCCTCCATAACTGGAGCTGTCACTGGCCAAAAGATTTTCAGCCAATTTGTCAAACCTCTCAACACAACTTGGTAATCctaaaacagaaagaaaaaatattatattcACCCAAAATTGCCATTCAAATTTCCAAGTACTCAGTTCCAACTCTTTAAATCTAAATTATCTAATGAGAGTAAAACATTGTTCCATAGGATTTTCATGAAAGCATTAATAAGAGTCCCACCTGGACCAACAGAAGTCATGAGCAATCTCAAACCTTTGTTTGAACAAGGGCAAGATAACCTTTATGGACAATGTTCAGCAATAAGTCAGGGTTCAATATTAGAGGAAATGGTATTGCCTAACAgaatgaatatcagtttttcatgaatcACGTAAGTCTTGAGAGAAAACAAGCATATTCTTATCAAGTGcaccaaaaagcaaaaaagccATTTCAGAGTCAACCATCAAAAGACAGCAAATAGGAATCATGCTAAAATTAGAAATGATAGACGTTATAAACATTCTTTCTTGTGGTATGAAGTATCCTTCATTTGGAAAATTCATCATTTgaaggtaaaacaaaaaaagagtttTATCAATGCACTTTTCATTTCTCATTGTTGCCAATGATTTTTTGTGCTTCAGAGAGAAAGTGGCTTATTTGGCCTTTCTAAAAACTCAAATTTCTTATAAAAATTTGGAAGACATTCATCAGGTGTAAATTCATCCTTTTCCAACGATTTCTGTAACATTTGGACAGAACAAAAACTCTTTAGAATGGCTTTTGGATTTTGCAAAgtagaaacaaaaagaaacaaatttgctTTGCCTCAAATTGCCAGTGCAATATCACTTGCCAGGTATGCCAATTCTACACTAAATACCCTTTCTTTGTTAGCCAGTCACCAAGCAAGTTTTTTCTTACTTGTGTGATTCTTGTTAAAATCTACTCTCTTGAAAAAATAAGGTAAATATGTCCAAATCAAAAATGTTCTGACGGCATTCCTCTTTCAGGTCAATCTCttagaattgttttcattttatcaaaacaatttcttgaGTAAAGAAATTAGAGAAGGTAAGTAAGGGGTAATTTGTTACTTTAGGATATGAGCAAAAGCCACTCTACAACAACTTATAATATATATACAGCCCATAAAGCAATAACATAATAGGCACAATAACAAGAGACAAATGAAGAATAATACAGTTTGCTGAAAGGGTCTGTTAGTACAAAATTAAACTCATGGCCAATTGATGAGCTTGTGAACTGATGCCATCGAAGGATTTGCTGAAAAAGTCCCTTATTTCAAAAGTATAAGAACTAGCAAAATTAGCTCTATACAAACCTATCCATAGACGAGTAtttgttttgacaaatttaGAGAGCTCATCAGCCTTGATTTCTCCCTTAAAGTCAACTGGAGTGGCTTCACTCTGCTTAAATAACTTGTACACTGGAAAGTCCTCCTTATTGATGTTAAACCTTTCTCTAAGTTGgtcattttctttctcacCATACTCTGAAATAAAAGATAGAGTTACCTTCAAATAATATCAGAAATTGTCTTGTGTGCtttataaaatatttccaataataaaatgaattcTGGAAATAACAGATATAAGTTATTGTTAGCTGTAAGTCATTTTACCAGAGACTCCTACTTCAGCGACTAGAAGATCAGGCTGTGATGAAGACTTTTCAGCAAACTTTTTGAATTCATCTTCTTTCTCTCCGTATGCATACTGCTTGTCAAACTTGACAACAACTGCTTTATGCTTGCTAATGACCTGCCACAGAAAAgatatttaaagaaaaaaacaccagCTATTGGATTCTGAaacataacatttttgtttcccaGTTAAATTAATTCACAAAGTCATTGCTGCCTTGTTTTCAATCAATccaaaaataaatcattttaaacatgaatataattattaaatt contains:
- the LOC141893810 gene encoding endoplasmic reticulum resident protein 29-like; translation: MASFLLIFLVVMATFAVVRVEGTAKGAVPLDTLTFDKVISKHKAVVVKFDKQYAYGEKEDEFKKFAEKSSSQPDLLVAEVGVSEYGEKENDQLRERFNINKEDFPVYKLFKQSEATPVDFKGEIKADELSKFVKTNTRLWIGLPSCVERFDKLAENLLASDSSSYGGIIEKAEKALEETTDEKEKSSGEIYVKIMKKIQEKGVEYVDTETTRVQKLLKDKITDKKKELFKKRLDILSSFQYAKQGAKDEL